The genomic stretch CTTCACGCGATAGACGAGCTTCTCGCGCTCGCTGGCTGTCTCCACATATTTCGGGGTGAATTGCGCTTCGGCCGCGACGAAGGAGATGGTCGCCGGCAATGGCGGTCCGTCGAACGCGTCCAGGGCGACGCGCGCCTCGTCGCCGATCGTCAGCCGGCCCGCCACCGCCATGGGAAAGAAGACGGTCATATAGACGTCGTCCGTCTCCAGCAGCGAGGCGATCCGCCCGCCGGAGGGAAGCACCGCATCCTTCTCCACAATTCGATATTCGATGCGCCCGTTCACTGGGGCGCGTATCGTCGTCTCGTCGAGAATGACCGTCAATCGGGCGATTCGCGCCTCGGCCTCCGAGAGCGCGTTGCGGGCCTCCTTCACGGCGGCCTCGGCGGCGGCGGCGCCGGCTGTCTCCGCATCCTTGGCGATACGCCGCCGGTCTAGCTCGACCTGCGAGACGAGCGCCTTGCCGCGCATTGTCGCGGTCTCAGTCATCTCGAGGCCGGCGAGCCGCAGATTGTTGCGGCGGACGTCGAGCTCCGCCTCGGCGCGTCCTATGGCGCTGATGGCGCGCTGACGCTGCGCTTCGGCTCCAGCGATCTGCGCTTTGAT from Methylosinus sp. C49 encodes the following:
- a CDS encoding HlyD family efflux transporter periplasmic adaptor subunit, yielding MALLIIGAASAGYWWWRSRTPALPAYVSRANGRLEMTRIDIAVKYAGRIIDLPIREGDVVRPGSVLARQDTAEIKAQIAGAEAQRQRAISAIGRAEAELDVRRNNLRLAGLEMTETATMRGKALVSQVELDRRRIAKDAETAGAAAAEAAVKEARNALSEAEARIARLTVILDETTIRAPVNGRIEYRIVEKDAVLPSGGRIASLLETDDVYMTVFFPMAVAGRLTIGDEARVALDAFDGPPLPATISFVAAEAQFTPKYVETASEREKLVYRVKLRIPVEAARRLDGRLKAGMTGNGYVRIDPTGHWPSSLAFGHAK